In Roseiconus lacunae, one genomic interval encodes:
- a CDS encoding response regulator has protein sequence MANTALVVDDSTSMRQMVSFTLRESGFEVIEAGNGEEALQNVAGKDVKVVVTDLNMPVMDGMTLIRRLRAEAKYKFTPILMLTTESQDSKKQEGRAAGATGWIVKPFNPEQLMQVISKVVR, from the coding sequence ATGGCTAACACTGCGCTTGTGGTTGATGACTCCACATCAATGCGACAAATGGTGTCCTTCACGTTGCGAGAGTCCGGTTTCGAAGTCATCGAAGCGGGAAACGGTGAAGAGGCATTGCAAAACGTCGCCGGCAAAGACGTCAAGGTCGTCGTGACAGATTTGAACATGCCGGTGATGGACGGGATGACTTTGATCCGTCGGCTCCGTGCCGAGGCAAAGTACAAGTTCACACCGATCCTGATGCTCACCACAGAATCACAAGATTCAAAGAAGCAAGAGGGACGGGCTGCGGGTGCGACCGGATGGATCGTCAAACCTTTTAATCCCGAACAGCTCATGCAAGTCATTAGTAAGGTCGTACGTTAA